Proteins co-encoded in one Echeneis naucrates chromosome 22, fEcheNa1.1, whole genome shotgun sequence genomic window:
- the LOC115036166 gene encoding mitogen-activated protein kinase kinase kinase 7-like isoform X1: MVEAPAGCLFEDIQYEDIQVEAAVGRGTFGVVFKAIWKGKDVAIKTIESENERNAFLVELRQLSRVNHPNIVKLYGSCENPVCLVMEYAECGSLYNLLHSADPQPHYTASHAMSWCLQCAQGVAYLHAMKPKALIHRDLKPPNLLLVARGTVLKICDFGTACDIQTYMTNNKGSAAWMAPEVFEGSNYSEKCDVFSWGIILWEVITRKKPFDEIGGSAFCIMWAVHRGTRPPMIKDLPEPIETLMTRCWDKEPSQRPSMEEVKNTMNHLMKYFPGSDDPLKLPHQSSANRSGSSLAASTGLHVDYTNNSNRSDDNTEHRNSVGREETLKSFEAKIPLQFKPVKTATLRTGLSRVSSMDSQPGRSQSPTYCTSPLTTTGQSELRMTFSPPATNGLDSSIPMAYLKLDHQLQPLAPCPNSKESMAVFEQHIRMAQEYLKVQSEIAHLVRRKQELMSELEQDQREQQTSSRLIQEHRKLLEDNSHLSGYHQDLKSKLSLIKTQNQHHS; encoded by the exons ATGGTGGAGGCTCCCGCTGGCTGTCTGTTCGAAGACATCCAGTACGAGGACATTCAAGTTGAAGCG GCTGTTGGCAGAGGGACGTTTGGAGTTGTCTTTAAGGCCATATGGAAAGGAAAGGATGTAGCAATCAAGACCATtgagagtgaaaatgaaaggaatgcTTTCCTTGTTGAG CTCCGTCAGCTCTCCCGAGTAAATCACCCCAACATTGTGAAGCTCTATGGCTCCTGTGAAAATCCA GTGTGTCTGGTGATGGAGTACGCGGAATGTGGATCCTTGTATAACC TCCTGCACAGTGCAGACCCACAGCCCCACTACACAGCTTCCCACGCTATGAGCTGGTGTCTGCAGTGTGCCCAGGGAGTCGCTTACCTTCATGCCATGAAGCCGAAAGCCTTAATTCATCGGGACCTCAAACCGCCAAA TCTGCTCCTTGTGGCTCGTGGCACGGTGCTGAAGATATGTGATTTTGGCACAGCCTGTGATATTCAGACCTACATGACGAACAATAAAGGCAGCGCAGCCTGGATGGCACCAGAAGTGTTTGAAG GCAGTAACTACAGTGAGAAGTGTGACGTGTTCAGTTGGGGAATCATCCTTTGGGAGGTCATCACTCGCAAGAAACCCTTTGATGAAATTGGTGGCTCAGCGTTCTGTATTATGTGGGCGGTCCATAGAG GTACACGGCCCCCTATGATCAAAGACCTCCCAGAACCTATAGAGACTCTGATGACTCGCTGCTGGGACAAGGAGCCCAGTCAGAGACCGTCAATGGAGGAGGTCAAGAACACCATGAACCACCTCATGAAG TACTTTCCAGGTTCAGATGACCCACTCAAACTTCCTCACCAGTCCTCAGCCAACAGAAGTGGCTCCTCATTAGCCGCAAGCACTG GGTTGCACGTTGATTACACAAACAACAGTAACAGAAGTGATgacaacacagaacacagaaactCAGTGGGTAGAGAAGAAACATTGAAGAGCTTCGAGGCTAAGATTCCTCTGCAATTCAAGCCTGTAAAG ACTGCCACATTGCGTACAGGTCTGTCTAGAGTGTCCAGCATGGACAGTCAACCAGGACGCTCACAAAGCCCAACTTACTGTACCAGCCCTTTGACCACAACTGGCCAATCAGAACTACGAATGACATTCAGTCCTCCTG ccaccAATGGTTTAGACAGCTCCATTCCCATGGCCTACCTAAAACTAGACCATCAGTTACAG CCTCTGGCTCCATGTCCAAACTCCAAAGAGTCCATGGCCGTATTTGAGCAACACATCAGGATGGCTCAGGAATACCTCAAGGTCCAGTCTGAGATTGCTCACCTTGTCCGAAGGAA ACAGGAATTAATGTCTGAGCTGGAGCAGGACCAAAGGGAGCAGCAGACTTCATCTCGACTAATCCAGGAGCACAGAAAGCTTTTGGAGGACAATAGCCACCTGTCAGGTTACCATCAGGACCTGAAGAGTAAACTGAGCCTCATCAAGACTCAGAACCAGCACCACAGTTAG
- the LOC115036166 gene encoding mitogen-activated protein kinase kinase kinase 7-like isoform X2 codes for MAVGRGTFGVVFKAIWKGKDVAIKTIESENERNAFLVELRQLSRVNHPNIVKLYGSCENPVCLVMEYAECGSLYNLLHSADPQPHYTASHAMSWCLQCAQGVAYLHAMKPKALIHRDLKPPNLLLVARGTVLKICDFGTACDIQTYMTNNKGSAAWMAPEVFEGSNYSEKCDVFSWGIILWEVITRKKPFDEIGGSAFCIMWAVHRGTRPPMIKDLPEPIETLMTRCWDKEPSQRPSMEEVKNTMNHLMKYFPGSDDPLKLPHQSSANRSGSSLAASTGLHVDYTNNSNRSDDNTEHRNSVGREETLKSFEAKIPLQFKPVKTATLRTGLSRVSSMDSQPGRSQSPTYCTSPLTTTGQSELRMTFSPPATNGLDSSIPMAYLKLDHQLQPLAPCPNSKESMAVFEQHIRMAQEYLKVQSEIAHLVRRKQELMSELEQDQREQQTSSRLIQEHRKLLEDNSHLSGYHQDLKSKLSLIKTQNQHHS; via the exons ATG GCTGTTGGCAGAGGGACGTTTGGAGTTGTCTTTAAGGCCATATGGAAAGGAAAGGATGTAGCAATCAAGACCATtgagagtgaaaatgaaaggaatgcTTTCCTTGTTGAG CTCCGTCAGCTCTCCCGAGTAAATCACCCCAACATTGTGAAGCTCTATGGCTCCTGTGAAAATCCA GTGTGTCTGGTGATGGAGTACGCGGAATGTGGATCCTTGTATAACC TCCTGCACAGTGCAGACCCACAGCCCCACTACACAGCTTCCCACGCTATGAGCTGGTGTCTGCAGTGTGCCCAGGGAGTCGCTTACCTTCATGCCATGAAGCCGAAAGCCTTAATTCATCGGGACCTCAAACCGCCAAA TCTGCTCCTTGTGGCTCGTGGCACGGTGCTGAAGATATGTGATTTTGGCACAGCCTGTGATATTCAGACCTACATGACGAACAATAAAGGCAGCGCAGCCTGGATGGCACCAGAAGTGTTTGAAG GCAGTAACTACAGTGAGAAGTGTGACGTGTTCAGTTGGGGAATCATCCTTTGGGAGGTCATCACTCGCAAGAAACCCTTTGATGAAATTGGTGGCTCAGCGTTCTGTATTATGTGGGCGGTCCATAGAG GTACACGGCCCCCTATGATCAAAGACCTCCCAGAACCTATAGAGACTCTGATGACTCGCTGCTGGGACAAGGAGCCCAGTCAGAGACCGTCAATGGAGGAGGTCAAGAACACCATGAACCACCTCATGAAG TACTTTCCAGGTTCAGATGACCCACTCAAACTTCCTCACCAGTCCTCAGCCAACAGAAGTGGCTCCTCATTAGCCGCAAGCACTG GGTTGCACGTTGATTACACAAACAACAGTAACAGAAGTGATgacaacacagaacacagaaactCAGTGGGTAGAGAAGAAACATTGAAGAGCTTCGAGGCTAAGATTCCTCTGCAATTCAAGCCTGTAAAG ACTGCCACATTGCGTACAGGTCTGTCTAGAGTGTCCAGCATGGACAGTCAACCAGGACGCTCACAAAGCCCAACTTACTGTACCAGCCCTTTGACCACAACTGGCCAATCAGAACTACGAATGACATTCAGTCCTCCTG ccaccAATGGTTTAGACAGCTCCATTCCCATGGCCTACCTAAAACTAGACCATCAGTTACAG CCTCTGGCTCCATGTCCAAACTCCAAAGAGTCCATGGCCGTATTTGAGCAACACATCAGGATGGCTCAGGAATACCTCAAGGTCCAGTCTGAGATTGCTCACCTTGTCCGAAGGAA ACAGGAATTAATGTCTGAGCTGGAGCAGGACCAAAGGGAGCAGCAGACTTCATCTCGACTAATCCAGGAGCACAGAAAGCTTTTGGAGGACAATAGCCACCTGTCAGGTTACCATCAGGACCTGAAGAGTAAACTGAGCCTCATCAAGACTCAGAACCAGCACCACAGTTAG
- the LOC115036166 gene encoding mitogen-activated protein kinase kinase kinase 7-like isoform X3: MEYAECGSLYNLLHSADPQPHYTASHAMSWCLQCAQGVAYLHAMKPKALIHRDLKPPNLLLVARGTVLKICDFGTACDIQTYMTNNKGSAAWMAPEVFEGSNYSEKCDVFSWGIILWEVITRKKPFDEIGGSAFCIMWAVHRGTRPPMIKDLPEPIETLMTRCWDKEPSQRPSMEEVKNTMNHLMKYFPGSDDPLKLPHQSSANRSGSSLAASTGLHVDYTNNSNRSDDNTEHRNSVGREETLKSFEAKIPLQFKPVKTATLRTGLSRVSSMDSQPGRSQSPTYCTSPLTTTGQSELRMTFSPPATNGLDSSIPMAYLKLDHQLQPLAPCPNSKESMAVFEQHIRMAQEYLKVQSEIAHLVRRKQELMSELEQDQREQQTSSRLIQEHRKLLEDNSHLSGYHQDLKSKLSLIKTQNQHHS; encoded by the exons ATGGAGTACGCGGAATGTGGATCCTTGTATAACC TCCTGCACAGTGCAGACCCACAGCCCCACTACACAGCTTCCCACGCTATGAGCTGGTGTCTGCAGTGTGCCCAGGGAGTCGCTTACCTTCATGCCATGAAGCCGAAAGCCTTAATTCATCGGGACCTCAAACCGCCAAA TCTGCTCCTTGTGGCTCGTGGCACGGTGCTGAAGATATGTGATTTTGGCACAGCCTGTGATATTCAGACCTACATGACGAACAATAAAGGCAGCGCAGCCTGGATGGCACCAGAAGTGTTTGAAG GCAGTAACTACAGTGAGAAGTGTGACGTGTTCAGTTGGGGAATCATCCTTTGGGAGGTCATCACTCGCAAGAAACCCTTTGATGAAATTGGTGGCTCAGCGTTCTGTATTATGTGGGCGGTCCATAGAG GTACACGGCCCCCTATGATCAAAGACCTCCCAGAACCTATAGAGACTCTGATGACTCGCTGCTGGGACAAGGAGCCCAGTCAGAGACCGTCAATGGAGGAGGTCAAGAACACCATGAACCACCTCATGAAG TACTTTCCAGGTTCAGATGACCCACTCAAACTTCCTCACCAGTCCTCAGCCAACAGAAGTGGCTCCTCATTAGCCGCAAGCACTG GGTTGCACGTTGATTACACAAACAACAGTAACAGAAGTGATgacaacacagaacacagaaactCAGTGGGTAGAGAAGAAACATTGAAGAGCTTCGAGGCTAAGATTCCTCTGCAATTCAAGCCTGTAAAG ACTGCCACATTGCGTACAGGTCTGTCTAGAGTGTCCAGCATGGACAGTCAACCAGGACGCTCACAAAGCCCAACTTACTGTACCAGCCCTTTGACCACAACTGGCCAATCAGAACTACGAATGACATTCAGTCCTCCTG ccaccAATGGTTTAGACAGCTCCATTCCCATGGCCTACCTAAAACTAGACCATCAGTTACAG CCTCTGGCTCCATGTCCAAACTCCAAAGAGTCCATGGCCGTATTTGAGCAACACATCAGGATGGCTCAGGAATACCTCAAGGTCCAGTCTGAGATTGCTCACCTTGTCCGAAGGAA ACAGGAATTAATGTCTGAGCTGGAGCAGGACCAAAGGGAGCAGCAGACTTCATCTCGACTAATCCAGGAGCACAGAAAGCTTTTGGAGGACAATAGCCACCTGTCAGGTTACCATCAGGACCTGAAGAGTAAACTGAGCCTCATCAAGACTCAGAACCAGCACCACAGTTAG